ATCCCTCCCAACCCtccccctctctctctcaaaaaaagagaagaccCAGTTCTGATGCTTTCCAGCTGGTTTAATTAGTTCGCATCTGAGCGAGGTCATCGACCAAACGTCCGGCACGCAATAATGTAACAAAAAGGAATATTGCTAAGGAATCCGGGGCAATTAATTCCAGCCGAATCCTACACGTCTTCATGAATGTTTCATGTGCGTGCTGCTATCCATGcagagatttcaaaaaaaaaaactctacaaaGGATATAGTGAAAATTCTTGGTATTATTAAAGCGACTAGTGATCTATAAGGGATTGTTGGACTCATTTAGCAGTAAAGATTTCAGCTATTTCAGTCAAGAACACGCTCAGAACGGGTAGAATCACGAGGTTACGGGGTTTTACTTCggggaaattttctggaatggcttaatataaaagtagaaaagacTATGCATTTTCACCTCCAATCAAACGGGGACGAACGGGTATTCAATTCAGAttcttttgaggtttatgaacgcttaTCCGGGCCATAAGCCATGACATGCGGAGACTAGCCGATGTATAAAATCATTGTTTTCGTGGTCCCATTGAAAACTGGTAGCACTGTTTTGATCCTGGAAGGACGGAAGAGTTTCGATTGGTCTCGGATGGTTTCGAGTCATCGAACGTGCATTCGCAGCGAATCTCGAGCGAATCCGACTACGCTATGTCCTTCTGTCACAACACTCGGATGTTCCCCAGTCTCCTTCaccatttttttgtaaaattgtcCGCCAAGATTAAAAGTGCAGAGAATCGACGATGACCACACCCAATACTTTCCgcaggagaagaagaagaagcaccAAAACAAATGGCGAGAGTTCAAAGATCTCTGATGATTCTCACAAATACCGAGCTAGCGATACTAATAAGCGCTAATCATATGGCGCTCTCGGATTATAAATCCCATCATGGAAGATATCCGAGAAGAAATATGTATGTCGTCTTGCAAATTGTGCGTATGTTTTTCGATGTGTTATAGAGTGAGTACAGTGTGAATATTCTTGTTGCCTGGTCGCCGGCACACGCCTATCTCAATTGCAAAACAATTTCATCGATCTTACGCAGAGAAACTCGATTTACGAACTATGAGTACCTTCATTTTATTGCAATTCCACTTCACATTACGgtgtaaattaaataaaacggCAACGGTGACCATTTTGCCTGCAAATGCACTAATACTGCTATCTACTTACTCCGCACAAATGCTCGCAGTtgtaaaaaattttgtatttttctgatgaaaaattttgtacttttctgAATAGGAACAAGGGGCTGGAATCTGGAAACGATTCTACGATTAATTACAGATTTCCATCCAGTTGACATCATCACAGGTAGAAGATAGTCGATTGAAATCAAATGCACGAAGAAGCTCTCGAATCTTTTTCAACTCGTCCTCCCCGAATACTATCAAATTTGGTTGAAATTTTGACGATTACAACATatgcaaaaaatttccaaggTTACCTCTGGCTTCAAATTTTAGGCGCTTCTTGTAGACACGGATCATAGCGTACATAGTTACCGATAATGCAAGGGAAAGCGCTAAACACCTCCCACAAATCCAGCAGTCAGTAGGAATTAGTTGATCTGACCAAGGAATTCCTCACAAGCATAGaagtccagaaataaaggcgTAGACTTCATCACGATAGAAAGGGTGGCGTTGTTGGGTGAAAAAAGAATCGACCCCTGTTCAGGAATCTGTTTCCTTAATTTGTTTATCTGTTTCCTCAATttgatgggtttttttttgttgggattGGCAAGAGCTACCCTTTCCTGGAGGCCACCTACTAACGAAAAGGACCCAATATGAGATCGCTCTCTGAACGCTGTCTGCATCCATACCTCAAGCCAAGAACtttgaaagcgaaaaaaagcgcGAGAAGTTACGGAATgctttcttctgatttttcctttttttgggagaaactccaaaaaaaaaaaaaaccgatttttCCAAACACCaataccgtaaaaaaaaaaattacagatgaccccaatatttttcaaaagagattCTGTTTTTAAGTCGTCTTGAGAAATTGAGGAGAAAATTGTGTGACGTAAAACATCCTAGAATATTCGTCACTAAAGTAAAGTACAAACTTGATTGACAAAAAAACGGTCGCTCCTTCGGGAGTAGGGAAGGGGGAGGGGGTGGAGGACGTTTTAGTGACCGTGCCGTCATCTCCAATCCATAAGAGTTTGGAAGCACCCCGGGATTAGCGTACATTCAAAGTCGTTTAACATGGAAGTGTACACAAGAGGGCGATTGGCTTCTTTGTGCAGCGAAATATTCTGCAGAAAGAGGGCTTTCATCTTTAATCTCCTCTTCCTGGAGCTGCAAATAACGCAAATATGACTTCTGGCCAATATGACTTAGCTCGTGATATCTTGGATGAGTTACTGATTTAAAACCTAATAAAATACTGTTCGCTTcaataaattacaaaagaTACAGAAGTGAAGTTGAATATGTTTACGAATCCCAAAAGTGACGCAAAATACATCatctctttctcttcatttttttccttccttttcttttctctttagcACATAGTCGACGCGAAACGTGTTCAGTTGGTTGACGCGACGCATCGGCGGCGAAGAAGCGTGTTGGCTGTAATCTGCCTGCTTCACGTACCCTACCTTCAAAGTCAACTTTCTTTTAGGTGGTTTTACTGTGCAGTTGGACTCCCTAAAAACCAGTGCCCCTGTTCTCCACCGATGCGTCGCGTCAACGAGGTTGAAACTGTTCGCGGCCAGCTGTGTTTGTGCCAGAAGTTTCATTACAGTgggatcgctaattcttcgacagaagacaaaaaaagcgGATCCGTGTAATTTTCGTCTCCTGttgaagaattagcgatcctacCGTAGTTGCAATTAGGTTGAACTCAATAAAATCTTTACCTCTGTTTCTATGTGATtctgagaaataaaaactttggaaaaattgaaaatcagaAATGGAAACTGTATATAGAAAAGATGTTGGATATGAGAGATttaggaacaaaaaagttttaagTGCACAATTTAAATAATTCCTAATTTATATTGGATGAGCAATCCTTAATATTTTAGTCATACTATATCATATATTAGTATGTCTACGTTATATTATCATTTAAAAGggatttaatttgatttaagTGATCATTTATAAACATAAACTATATATTTTAAATAGTGATTTGACTTTAATTTACCTTAGAGCAATTGCTTGTTTttcaagtaattttaaaagaacttTGGGCCGTTAGTCGAAGATTCGTAGTATTTGGGCATAGATTGCATACAAATTCCTCTTtaatgttttctggaaaaatttcttcttcaacacATTCGTTGCACGTTTCTGATCCATTTGATCGTTTCTGATCGTGATAGAACCGCGATAAGGATTTGTATAGTTCCCAAAGTGTGGAAGTGCATAAAAGTGCATTTTTACTACCACACTCGATGGGGCGCCGTCTTCACATCCTAAAGATGGCGCATTGTTTACACAACGCTTCACATAAAAGTGCATATCACGGGGTTGCAGTCGCGCGAGGCGCACACATGACTTACGCATGATTTTTGTAGGTGAACTGCATTGaatgtaaaagtaaaaaaattttgctttccaGAACTTACAGTACAGAGAAGTTCTGTTATGTTCTGCTTTGCTGCTATCGCTTTCGTATGCGACAAACAACGCCAGGAATGCTGACCTGTTCGTGAACTTTCCAGGAAACCGCTAGCGAACTGGTCTGAATCATTtgttttcacacattttcagTGACAACTTGTTTAGGACCGCACTCGTGTCCATCTCATAGCGTGggaaatcttcaaaattcgTCTGCAACGAGAATGAGCAATTTTCTACTGCGACAACGTGATCAACAGAAGAATTATTCTCCCTCTCCGGCAAATTATCGTAATAgtagggtttttttctttgaattatgAACAACGAAGCGAATTTGAATTCTCTAGCAATATTTTCTCGTAAGATATCGACGAGAAAATTGGTAAGCGCTGGGAATTACAGAGTTGTCGAATAGAATGTAGAAAATTGGCTGTTTATGACAGATTTACGATTATTGCATTCCTCATCGGCGAACCCAAACCATCGCTACGAGCATTCCAGAAAATAGAGAGGGTAGAGGGACGATTTGATTTTCCCATTACGACGGAAGACTACACGTCATTTTCTATTGTTAAAAGAATTTAGCGCCAGAAATCTTGTTTTGAATCCAACACAATGACgtcttcgtgttttttttttgttgaatcgACCACATATGTGGGTAAATAGAGGAGTAAATGATTGTTTCTCCATTCCTTCTGAAATTCCCATGAAACAAATTcctatgaaaataaattcctGTGAAACGAGTTCCTATGAAAATGAATTCCTTTGAAACAAATTCCTATGAAATAAATTcctataaaaatttaaaaagcaGTTTTAATCCAAGGATACATCACCGAGTAAAGTGCGATAAGCTGATAAGTTGATAAGAGtcaaaatgatgaaaacaatcaaattaattttacTCATAgctaattaaattaattctaCTCATAGATCGTTGTGAACTTAGAGCTAGTCGTACACTCTCCTCGCCTTACGCGACTGCAATCTCCTTTAAAAAGtcgaatttctagaaaaaatgaatcatcgacaaacaaaaattacagCTGAATCAATGTAACgttactttttatttgttctttttcatttgttacTGTGTCCGTGAATTAAAGGCACCGTATCATCAAATTGAAGCAGTGCCGAAACCACAGGAACCAGTAATGTTCGGGATGTAGAATAAGAAACACGGCATGGGCCGCTCAACTTCCCATAATCGTtatgaaaaacggcgtgggaacggcggTTGTTGCTGAGAGGTACGTTCGAAAACGTCCCTTTGTTCACGCACCGCTACGGAGCTACGCTGGGTTCCGTAATCTAGCGCTCGAACTCTACGGGCTTACATGCGTTAGTCGGAGCAGGTACTCgacctcttcactttttggcgaagggatcctcatcacgtGACTAGACCCCTTCATCTGAgtagggtccggctcctctcCATCGCACCTATGTCTACGGGTTCCCTGGGGTTTCTGTACTGCGTCAAATTCGTGATAAGCCGCTTATAAAAGAGGAGCGATATAGCTTAGGAGCCTTTTTCCCTTAAAGGTACATTTTAGTGGGCTCATTCGGacctaaaattaatttttgaattttaaattctaGTGAGTTCATTAGAACCTAAAATGAATGTTTAAGGGGGAATTCTAAGTTCGCATGAACTCTTGGAGTGAATATTTGAATAGAATTTCTAACTCATCATTAATTCTTCACataatttcagagaattttgttttcttttcaattctattATAATGGATGTTATTTCTGAGTTGCTCATTTTTCGACAAGAAACTGTCCGTAGACCACTTATTTTATCTGTTGCCCCCACACGAAGGCACCATTATAATCGCAACTAGTTTTCTCGGCAACGGTGGCGGCTACTGATCGCCTATTCCACACGACGACGATTGTCGGAGGAGTGTGGCGCTCAGCGTGAGACTTCCCACGAGCCCGCTCGCTCGCTTGCGCCACCGCCGAACTGTCAATCGGACGAATAATCCTTGTGCTTGCTGATATCATACGCCAATAAACGCCACGACGATCGAGAAGCACgggaaaaaatacaaagttATCAGTGAATTGAAGAACacgtcccaaaaaaaaaaagaaatcaaatattaACCCAAGGTTGGTGTGCATTAGCGCCAAAAATTTACCAACTATGAAAAACTACCAGTAAGCAAATATCAAAACCGGTTCTAGCGATTACATGTCTTTTTGCATACTTCTACTTATTATCTAGGATTATTGGGGAAGAACGCAGTAAAATGCACCAACACCGTGCAGTGGAATTTGGAAAACAACGCCGAACGAATTGTTTGAAGAGAACAATTTTCATCTCCATGACGATAAGCACTGACTAACACTTAATCCAGACACTTAAACGTTGCAACGAGTTCGGAACAAAAAAGGCAGAGGAGAAGCTCTTAAGAGAACTAACTGAGGGGAAAAAACCAACAGTCACTTCAATGGAGAGCATGGTGATGTGAATTATTTAGGAGTCAGATGCTGAATGGATGTAACCGCTTACAGTAGGCGAAATTATTCTCGATTCTCTCGAAATTAGAATGGACTGTGTAATGGAAACGTTCCACACGTCTCCAAAATACATTAGAACGCTGTCAACTCACGCAAATCCGCAATTGCGGATCGGACCGACAAAGTCATCTAGGATAGAGCGCagaattcaacttttttccttcgttaCTAGCCACTATAGCCTCACGAATTTAACATTCTATAAAAATTAAGCGTTAAAGCATTAAATAATCAGAGGATTTAATTTCTGTCACTTGAAAACTTAAAAGCATAAGAAACACCCGCTTAACTCTTGAAAAACATGGATTCACATCCGTTTCAAACAAACGATTGAAGAAAATGTCAGTTTTCTGAGGGGAAATTAATTGCTGCGACAAGTTAAACAAATAGGAGAAGcgtaagaagaaaatgagcCTGAATTGATGAGGTCAGCACACCAACAATCGCAAAAACTGAACGACGAACAAATTATGTGATATTgcatccaaagaaaaaatcttctacaATGTTATCACATGAGGAAAAAACTCAGCGCGTCGTGATTTCGTATAAAGTACATAAATCTAGGAATTTGTAACGTTTCTCGTTTCTCAAGTACGCCATTTTTCTTAGAAGCATTAGTGCTCGTCTCGTTAATGACTAACcacctttattttatttaacaaAGCTAATAGTACCGATTCGATTTCCATGGAGTGCAGATAATTAAAGTAATTAGGGGAGCGTGGAGCAATCAAATAAAGTGTGATACTGACATGTCATCCGTGCTCAAAGGGGCaaaaaggaggagaagaaagCGGACGAGAATTTGCACTCTTAGCAAAATATCAGCTGCTAACAAATGTATTCAATGATGCATGTATGGTTGATGAACGTtactcgaatattcgaatatgtATTCGAATGAATTCGCTTTTTTCAATGcaaattcaacaacaacactGTACTATAATGTAATGTGAGATGTTGAAAACAGATCATTTTCTCAGATAAGCGGCTCAGTATTCAAGAAAACAACCAGGAATTTTATGGAGCAAATATTTCTTAAGAACAAGTTTGCCaagattcttttctctttctgaaaCAAACAGAGGAGCATAGAGGAAAAACTGTTTTGGAAACAAGATTACAGTAACAAAGTTTGGGCGGTTTCTctaaaacaaatggaaatgaggaagagaaaacGCTCCAGAAAATCCAGAGTATTCAAAAATATCTAGAAAATCGCGTTGAAAACAAGTGTAATGGGGCCCGTTTAAGTGCTGGAACGAAGAGAAAGAACCTCAAAAGAGGGTTTTCGGGAAAACACTAAATAGTTCCAAAATAAGAAAGGTGAGGAGTGATCTAAAAAGAGTAAATGGTTGGAAACATGGCGGACTAAGtcttttttgagttcttcTCGCATAAACGCTCACGAAAACACCAAATAAACCGTTAGAGCAcgtaaaaatgtaaataatgttCATTGTCCTCATAAATCTGAATCAACAGAAGAGAATGAGACGATAATGAAAAGGAAGGCGTCATCGAGAGCATAGAGGAACAGAGAACAGTACCTGTATCATGTAAAGCTGCGCTATACGATACTCTTCGACAGTCATCGGCAGGAGTATGCGGTACTCCTTGACCAGCATGATAGTAGTTGATGAGTGTTAGAATGACGACGCGGTCCGTTCGTACCAAGTACGTCATGACGTCATGACATGCGAGGTAGCAGTGCCGGAGGAGGCCCGAGGCGGCCCATATCTGCATGCGAGGCCACGCCTCGCCAGTCGTCCCGGGCCCAACCCCCAGCCGGCCGGCCAGCCCAGCCCCCCGgtggacgacgacgacgaccgCGCCGCGTCGATAATCACACGTGCACGGCAGAGCGGCGAGTGTGACGAGGAGGGGATCGCGGAGGCATGTTGCTGATGGGCCGGCGAAGTGCATTCCTGATCCGTGAACTCGTAGACGATCCCGGGATGAGCAAGACTGATAATGCATCCCGGCTGACAGTTCATTTGCGCATCAAGCGCGTGCAGTAACGCCGTTTCGCGCCGCTTTGTAATGCGTTCGGCAAGCGACAGAAAAAGCTGCCTCACACGAAAGTGACGGCAAGAGCGCCCCATTGTGAATATTGTGACACTCGTCAGCGAAGAAATTCCAGGATTGTCGCCTGTCGGCTCGTTTACAACAACCATCTGCTAACTAGTAGCAGTTGCGTTTTTATACCTATCTTATTATTCACTTCTCAGTTGCACATTACAGTAGGCGACAAGATGCTTCAGAGAACTGACATATTTTCACGTCTTAGGTCTCTCATAGCACCCTGAAACCTCCTAGGACTCCTTGACGTATTTTGTTatgaatatttgaacaaaGGAGACAACATATTTCGAGATAGGGATGGTTTCTTGGATGTATTAGGTGGGGAGCACTTGCTGGCTCTTCACAGGTTGGGCAAAGGAAGAGGTGtaagggaaaatgtagtttagTCATtagtcttagggccccgactagCGCTCTATAACAAGTAAGCTGAAGTTGCTAAGGGGAAAAAGTAGGAtagaaaatcctgaaataaggtgccactgagtgccccctccccccaactacatttttcccgagGTCTGGATCATTGGGATCTTCCATGGCATTACGAGTTCCAATAATAAAGAAGGAAGCTCGTACCTTGTTGATTTCAGTCAAAAGTTGATTATAAGATGAGGGTTTCTTGTTACTTAAGGTTAGATTTATTAAACCTAAGAAGGTaaactatatttttatttcctgagatattttttcattatcaaAATGACATCCTTGTAGAGCTACATAGTTCTTCCGTCTCCGATCTACTCGTATTGTAAttttatgacttttttttgttgataaaacattattttagttgtttatgattacagcgaagaaaaaatgtgcagtTTTTCTGTCCCcgaaaaagtgggaaaaatgtTCGTTTTTTATATACTCCTGTATGTGGATTAATGGTTTAACGGACTAAAAGAGTGGTTTTTTGTTCGATATATTgattaattgaaaatattcacGCGATGTTAATAAATGTTTGCGAAAACATATCAATCAATGCAGGTGTTCCAAAGATTTTTGTCTTATTACGGGAGTTTTTGAAGTAGGTTTCAGATTCGGCTTACCActaaagaaaactgaaatccACCACAAACATCCCATATACGAACTTCctttgtaaaaagaaaaaaacagtggtcAGATCAATAATCGACTCTCATCGATTTTTCAATGAAGAACTTCTTAACGACTTTTCGGCGAGACAGCTTCAGTCACGCAAAAAGAACCTCACATTATATTATAACAAATTACAGTGATTAATGTCgtgcgatttttttaaaccaatatGATTCTGTTTGACTGCTTTTCAGatctttcttcgttttttctttcttttctctcttctttatttgttttttctgttgCAAGTACCATGCATTGACTCCTTCATATGCCCATAAACTGTACAATCACTGCGATAAGTGTGAATAAGGTCCTTCACCTGCTTCCTTTTTCGTGCTGAaacaagagtttttttttttcctgagcaCAATGATTTCATTCTCTTTAATTGTGCTTTCTAttaataactttttttgttattaaccACCGGCAGCTTTCATTTAGAAATTCTGTTGAGGCGATTAAGTGGCTTTTTTCATGCCTTACTGCTTTCCTACCCCAAAGCACTCAACCTTGTTCATTTCTCTAATGGCCCTTCTAgaaagaacgtttttttttgttttgttttgttttgttttggcaACTATAAATAGTTCCAACACAATCTGTGTGTATATTACATCCTCGCTTATATTATCAAtgctattttaattttacaccAGTTAAGTCTTAATTCCGAAATCTCACGAAGTTCTTTCTCAAGTGTATGCACTGCTAATGACTTTCATGAGACTGCTCGTGTCCTCACATACCACAAAAACTCTTACATTTTCGActaattttctatgaaatctctttcttttcgaaagaatCTTTGAATGCGTCAATTCATAACATCTGATTGTGCCTTCATCTTGTACAGAAAACGACCACTTTTCTTCGAAACATGGTttggaaaaacacaaaaggcatcacccacgaatctgggatggtacggatttccggtggagtattcgtatacgggatcgtagattatggagagaagatgattccgtccatttcttcctaattgccgtgaaaaacggcccggaagatgcggcaccgcacaaggctggcgcgctccagtcgaactcgttgtagaaaatagtgcgccagaacgcccgaagccgtatctttcgggccgttttttacggcaattaggaagaaatggacggaatcaccccctctccataatctacgttcccgtatatgaatactccacctgaaatccgtaccacctggaattcgtgggttgatgcctttaaccagtGAAGATTCCGGAtgcaaaaaagaggagaagccAGAAGGACGCGAAAAAAACGTCTTGGAAATGCAGTGTCTTGTGAATAATACATAAATTACATTGTCCGATAAGTTTCCAAAAGTTACTTAGTGcaaataaatgtgaataaaattgGTTTCCATAGAAAGAAAGCTGCTACGATTGTGGAAACACAGTTATGAATAAGGTTTACACCGATCTCTTTATTActacaccaaaaaaaatttacattgGAATTAAATTCGAATAGAAAAGTGGAATTTATCAATACGAAGTGGAAACTCAAcgaggaaaacaaaacaaaaagtggtGGTTTTGAGAGTTATGCCGCATCATCAGCGCagcatttaaaaacaaaattgatttGGAAATTCAATAGTTTGTTAGTGCAAatacttttcaaaactttaaaataaaactatacTTTTCAATCTGtcttttgagataatttttatgACATGAATAATAGATTAAGGATTTCCTTCacctcttcaaaaaattattattttatgtaaTTATAGAGATGGTAGATGTTACGAATAAAAGTGATAATTTACGATAACTGATTGAGAAgaaagttccaagttcgaccttctttgaatcttggcatcgtagagtttgattgtgtactactttttgagcagaaccaagattgttattgatatttattctggctaacatttcggcgtcgtcgccttctgcagaagaaaaaatcaatcaaaaaattcttcagaaaaatcaaagacacgtgtaatctactccctcaaacgcctcgtcatcctacaagatatgacttagcaaacagattattcaaaggcaacgtcagaaaagcagatcaccatagcgctcaccttgatagccacaaaatcgtgatgttggcggaccaccagttgttagagttgcgccgctagtagtaactagtaacgaCCCTACCTCTGACCCTCaggttctgaagaaggcgacgacgccgacacgttagccagaataaagatcaataacaatcttggttctgcttaaaaagtagtacacaatcaaattCTGTGATGGAGAAGAATTTGAGGAATTCGTCAGAAAACACAATGATTTGGTGCAGAACTTATTCTAACGATAATTACGTTGACAGGTGAATCGCTGGTGAACTCGTGCCACCTCCCAGCCTCCAGATCATCAGCACTAGAAAACTGGAATATAGGTTAAGAGTTTCGCACTTTCACGAGTACTGTACGTCTAAACACGCGCCCGACGTC
This window of the Necator americanus strain Aroian chromosome III, whole genome shotgun sequence genome carries:
- a CDS encoding hypothetical protein (NECATOR_CHRIII.G10192.T1); the protein is MVVVNEPTGDNPGISSLTSVTIFTMGRSCRHFRVRQLFLSLAERITKRRETALLHALDAQMNCQPGCIISLAHPGIVYEFTDQECTSPAHQQHASAIPSSSHSPLCRARVIIDAARSSSSSTGGLGWPAGWGLGPGRLARRGLACRYGPPRASSGTATSHVMTS